In Gloeocapsa sp. DLM2.Bin57, the following proteins share a genomic window:
- a CDS encoding glycoside hydrolase family 10 protein gives MAHHFINKTFYSLCLSTFCLLPCPPRYILIITTMIITIIFSPGSYSQEKSELRGVWLTNIDSEVLFYPEQTANGINRLAQLNINTLYPAVWNSGYTLYPSKVAQNTIGKSIDPSLTLGDRDILQEVINHGHNQNMAVIPWFEFGFMAPAESELAKLHPHWLTQRLNGETIWLEGNIHPRVWLNPLHPEVQQFISDLVVEIVSKYDVDGIQFDDHFGYPVDFGYDDWTINLYKQEHNGKMPPQDYQDSEWIGWRAEKITQYMENLFKSIKIANPGAIVSVSPNPQGFSLNQYLLDWETWERKGLIEELVLQLYRNNLSDFNRELNQPEVIAARGHIPVSIGILTGLKGRPIPFTQIEEQIETVREQQFAGVSLFFYESLWNLSTEPPAERLKSFKKVFSAAVERPRL, from the coding sequence TAAACAAGACCTTTTACTCTCTTTGCCTGAGTACCTTTTGCCTCTTGCCTTGCCCTCCGCGCTATATTCTGATCATCACAACCATGATCATAACTATTATTTTTTCTCCGGGAAGTTATTCTCAGGAAAAAAGCGAACTCAGGGGAGTCTGGCTAACCAATATCGATAGTGAAGTATTATTTTATCCCGAACAAACCGCTAATGGTATTAATAGACTAGCTCAATTAAATATCAACACCCTTTATCCGGCAGTTTGGAACTCAGGATATACCCTTTACCCTAGTAAAGTTGCTCAAAATACCATAGGCAAATCTATTGACCCGAGTTTAACCCTAGGAGATCGAGATATTCTTCAAGAAGTCATTAACCACGGACATAACCAGAATATGGCTGTTATACCTTGGTTTGAATTTGGCTTTATGGCCCCTGCTGAGTCAGAATTAGCTAAACTCCATCCTCATTGGTTAACCCAACGTCTCAACGGTGAGACTATCTGGTTAGAAGGTAATATTCATCCCCGTGTTTGGTTAAATCCTCTACACCCGGAAGTACAACAATTTATTAGCGATTTAGTTGTGGAAATTGTCAGTAAATACGATGTCGATGGTATCCAATTTGATGACCATTTTGGTTATCCCGTGGATTTTGGTTATGACGATTGGACTATTAACTTATATAAACAAGAACATAACGGTAAAATGCCACCCCAAGATTATCAGGATTCAGAGTGGATTGGTTGGCGCGCTGAAAAAATTACCCAATATATGGAAAACTTATTTAAGAGTATTAAGATAGCTAACCCAGGGGCGATCGTTTCTGTTTCTCCCAATCCCCAGGGATTCTCTTTGAATCAATATCTTTTAGACTGGGAAACTTGGGAAAGAAAAGGCTTAATCGAAGAACTAGTTTTACAACTCTATCGTAATAATCTTAGTGACTTTAACAGAGAATTAAATCAACCCGAAGTTATTGCCGCGCGAGGGCATATTCCCGTTAGTATAGGTATTCTCACAGGACTCAAAGGACGTCCCATACCCTTTACACAGATAGAAGAACAAATAGAAACAGTTAGAGAACAACAATTTGCAGGAGTATCCCTCTTCTTTTACGAGAGTTTATGGAATTTAAGCACTGAACCTCCCGCAGAACGTCTAAAAAGCTTTAAAAAGGTATTTTCAGCAGCAGTCGAACGACCTAGGTTATGA
- the ispG gene encoding 4-hydroxy-3-methylbut-2-en-1-yl diphosphate synthase codes for MQTLDKLNQNPPTDPLLDSTIHRRKTRPVRVGDVIIGGGYPVVVQSMINEDTLDIEGSVAGIRRLHESGCEIVRVTVPSLAHAKALAEIKQKLAQTYQPVPLVADVHHNGLKIALEVAKHVDKVRINPGLYVFEKPKADRQEYTEAEFTEIGEQIRQTLEPLVLSLKEQNKAMRIGVNHGSLAERMLFTYGDTPEGMVESALEFIRICQSLDFHNLIISLKASRVPVMLAAYRLMVKRMDELGMDYPLHLGVTEAGDGEYGRIKSTAGIATLLAEGIGDTIRVSLTEAPEKEIPVCYSILQALGLRKTMVEYVACPSCGRTLFNLEEVLHKVREATKHLTGLDIAVMGCIVNGPGEMADADYGYVGKQAGYISLYRGREEIKKVPESQGVQELINLIKADGLWVDP; via the coding sequence ATGCAAACTCTGGATAAACTCAATCAAAACCCTCCCACAGATCCACTACTAGATAGTACCATTCACCGACGTAAAACACGCCCTGTGCGAGTAGGAGACGTGATCATCGGTGGTGGCTATCCCGTAGTGGTGCAATCGATGATTAACGAAGACACTCTTGATATAGAAGGTTCAGTCGCTGGTATTCGGCGTCTCCACGAAAGCGGTTGTGAGATAGTTCGTGTCACCGTACCTAGTTTAGCCCATGCCAAAGCTTTAGCCGAAATAAAACAAAAACTAGCTCAAACTTATCAACCAGTGCCCTTAGTAGCCGATGTGCATCATAATGGCCTGAAAATCGCTCTAGAAGTAGCTAAACACGTAGATAAAGTCAGAATCAATCCTGGATTATACGTGTTTGAAAAACCCAAAGCAGATCGTCAAGAATATACAGAAGCAGAATTTACCGAAATTGGGGAACAAATCAGACAAACCCTTGAACCTTTGGTACTATCTCTCAAAGAACAAAATAAAGCCATGCGTATTGGTGTCAATCATGGTTCTTTAGCTGAGAGAATGTTATTTACCTATGGGGATACACCCGAAGGGATGGTAGAATCTGCCTTAGAATTTATCAGAATTTGTCAATCTCTGGACTTTCATAACCTAATCATTTCTCTGAAAGCTTCTCGTGTTCCGGTGATGTTAGCCGCTTATCGTCTCATGGTGAAAAGAATGGACGAATTAGGTATGGACTATCCCCTACATCTAGGCGTAACCGAAGCAGGAGACGGCGAATATGGGCGTATTAAATCTACTGCGGGTATTGCCACACTTTTAGCTGAAGGAATCGGAGATACTATTCGTGTTTCTCTTACCGAAGCACCAGAAAAAGAAATACCAGTCTGTTATAGTATTCTCCAAGCCTTGGGATTACGTAAAACCATGGTAGAATACGTCGCTTGTCCTTCCTGTGGTCGTACCCTATTTAACCTAGAAGAAGTCCTCCACAAAGTCAGAGAAGCTACCAAGCATTTAACAGGTTTAGATATCGCCGTTATGGGTTGTATCGTTAACGGACCCGGGGAAATGGCTGACGCTGACTATGGTTATGTAGGGAAACAAGCAGGTTATATATCTCTTTATCGTGGTCGAGAAGAAATTAAGAAAGTACCCGAATCTCAAGGAGTACAAGAGTTAATTAACCTGATTAAAGCCGATGGTCTTTGGGTAGATCCTTAA
- a CDS encoding phosphate acetyltransferase, which yields MGNSLYINTVEPDTGKALIALGVIELLLRKTSKVGFFRPIIIKPESGQQDEDIDLILNHFHLNQSYAESYGLFYREANELLVQQKQDELLEIIISKYKALANKCDFVVCAGSDYIGESSAFEFDLNKEIAKNLGSSILLLGNADKPNIEDSLTAIEMAVKFYQNNDCSILGIIMNKANPDLVDSLYQTLSLQYQKQGYLIAVIPYNQALVSPRLTDIISQLNAEVLYGEHRLHSLVSGFIIAAMQVQHAITRIKEGCLVITSGDRGDIIIGSLQANQSSNYPNIAGILLSTGLKPSSSITKLIEGLYDPLPILAVNLDTYETAAKINKVHATLTAEDTEKIALSIKMFDEYVYLDKLATQIRDIKPNGMTPKMFTYNLVELAKSNPKHIVLPEGQEPRILKAVSTLVAQGIVKITLLGKRFEIEQNIIKHGIQLDLNQVNVIYPPESEKLTEYTEILYQLRKHKGMTLEIAHDYLMDVSYFGTMMVYTGDAEGMVSGALHTTQHTVRPALQIIKTKPGFSIVSSVFFMCLEDRVLVYGDCAINSDPTSSELAEIAIASAETAQAFGIEPRVALLSYSSGDSGKGEAVEKVKEATKIAKQLQPSLKLEGPIQYDAAVDQAVAAQKLPGSEVAGKATVLIFPDLNTGNNTYKAVQRETGAIAIGPVLQGLKKPVNDLSRGCTVADIINTVVITAIQAQNHRE from the coding sequence ATGGGTAACTCATTATACATTAATACCGTAGAACCAGATACAGGTAAAGCTTTAATCGCTTTAGGAGTAATCGAATTATTATTAAGAAAAACCTCAAAAGTCGGCTTTTTTAGACCAATTATCATTAAACCAGAATCTGGCCAACAAGATGAAGATATAGATTTAATCTTAAATCATTTTCATCTCAATCAAAGTTATGCTGAATCCTATGGTTTATTTTATCGAGAAGCTAATGAGTTATTGGTTCAACAAAAACAGGATGAACTTTTAGAGATAATTATTAGTAAATATAAAGCTTTAGCGAATAAATGTGATTTTGTTGTTTGTGCAGGTTCAGATTATATCGGAGAGAGTTCAGCTTTTGAATTTGATTTAAACAAGGAAATAGCTAAAAACCTCGGTTCTTCAATTTTATTACTAGGAAATGCTGATAAACCTAATATAGAAGATAGTCTGACTGCTATAGAAATGGCGGTTAAATTCTATCAAAATAATGATTGTTCTATTCTGGGGATAATTATGAATAAAGCTAACCCAGATTTAGTAGATAGTTTATATCAAACTCTGAGTTTACAGTACCAAAAGCAAGGTTATTTAATCGCTGTTATTCCCTATAATCAAGCTTTAGTTAGTCCGAGATTGACAGATATAATTAGTCAATTAAACGCAGAAGTACTCTATGGAGAACATCGTTTACATAGTTTAGTCTCAGGTTTTATTATCGCCGCAATGCAAGTCCAACACGCGATCACGAGAATTAAAGAAGGTTGTCTAGTAATTACTTCAGGAGATAGGGGAGATATAATTATTGGTTCACTCCAAGCTAATCAATCCTCTAATTATCCTAATATAGCAGGAATTTTACTTTCTACAGGGTTAAAACCTTCTTCATCTATTACTAAATTAATCGAAGGTCTCTACGATCCTCTACCTATTTTAGCGGTTAATCTTGATACTTATGAAACAGCAGCTAAAATTAATAAAGTTCATGCTACCTTGACAGCAGAAGATACCGAAAAAATTGCTCTATCGATTAAAATGTTCGATGAGTACGTTTATCTCGATAAGTTAGCGACACAGATAAGGGATATTAAACCTAATGGTATGACTCCCAAAATGTTTACCTATAATCTGGTAGAGTTAGCTAAATCTAATCCTAAACATATCGTTTTACCAGAAGGACAAGAACCACGTATATTAAAAGCAGTCTCTACTCTAGTTGCTCAAGGTATTGTTAAAATAACTCTATTGGGTAAAAGGTTTGAAATTGAGCAAAATATCATTAAACACGGGATTCAATTAGATTTAAATCAAGTCAACGTTATTTATCCCCCAGAAAGCGAAAAATTAACAGAATATACCGAGATATTATATCAATTGCGCAAGCATAAAGGCATGACACTAGAAATAGCTCATGATTATTTGATGGATGTTTCCTATTTTGGGACGATGATGGTTTATACTGGAGACGCAGAAGGAATGGTATCAGGAGCATTGCATACAACTCAACATACCGTTAGACCTGCTCTACAAATTATTAAAACTAAACCAGGTTTTTCGATTGTATCCTCGGTCTTCTTTATGTGTTTAGAAGATAGAGTGTTAGTCTATGGAGATTGTGCGATTAATTCTGATCCTACCTCCTCAGAATTAGCCGAAATAGCGATCGCTTCTGCTGAAACTGCTCAAGCTTTTGGTATAGAGCCAAGAGTAGCCTTATTGTCTTATTCTTCGGGTGATTCAGGAAAAGGTGAAGCAGTAGAAAAAGTGAAAGAAGCTACTAAAATAGCTAAACAACTGCAACCCTCCCTAAAATTAGAAGGACCAATTCAATATGACGCTGCTGTAGATCAAGCCGTAGCTGCGCAAAAATTACCAGGTTCAGAAGTCGCAGGAAAAGCTACAGTATTGATTTTCCCTGATTTGAATACAGGTAATAATACTTATAAAGCTGTACAAAGAGAAACAGGAGCGATCGCCATTGGTCCAGTTTTACAGGGATTGAAAAAACCAGTCAACGACCTTAGTCGCGGTTGTACCGTAGCTGATATTATTAATACTGTGGTGATTACCGCCATTCAAGCCCAAAACCATCGAGAATAA
- the murG gene encoding undecaprenyldiphospho-muramoylpentapeptide beta-N-acetylglucosaminyltransferase, with amino-acid sequence MRLLIAASGTGGHLFPALAVAEELSDVEIHWLGVSDRLETSLIPSCYPLHTISIEGFQEKFSLKTLLILQRFIVAINQVKKILQQQQIDLVFTTGGYIAAPAILAARWANIPVILHESNYLPGKVTRFFSRWCDQVALGFAQTSQYLPSCQTVYVGNPIRQQFLHPQPLDLPIPPDVPLIVIMGGSQGAVAVNQLVRVAAPKWLEMGAFIVHLTGNRDPDWQSFQHPQYIPLAFYDNIAALLQRANLAISRAGSGSLTELAITSTPSILIPYPYAAEDHQTYNGRIFANAGAAILLPQAELTPDILQEKVIDLLWQSQESTLQQMSTQAASLAIPDSAQKMATLLLGIGVRG; translated from the coding sequence ATGCGCTTATTAATTGCTGCTAGTGGTACAGGTGGTCATTTGTTTCCTGCTTTAGCTGTGGCTGAAGAATTATCAGATGTTGAAATTCATTGGTTAGGTGTAAGCGATCGCCTGGAGACATCTCTTATCCCCTCCTGTTACCCTTTACATACTATCTCTATCGAAGGGTTTCAAGAGAAATTTAGTCTCAAAACTCTGTTAATTCTGCAACGGTTTATAGTTGCTATTAATCAGGTCAAAAAAATCCTACAGCAACAACAGATAGATTTAGTATTTACCACTGGTGGTTATATCGCAGCTCCAGCTATTTTAGCAGCTCGTTGGGCGAATATCCCCGTTATTCTCCACGAGTCAAACTATCTCCCTGGTAAAGTTACCCGTTTTTTTAGTCGTTGGTGTGATCAGGTTGCTTTGGGTTTTGCCCAAACTAGTCAATACTTACCCTCTTGTCAAACAGTTTACGTAGGTAACCCTATTCGTCAACAGTTTTTGCACCCCCAACCCCTAGACTTACCTATTCCACCTGATGTACCCTTAATAGTGATTATGGGTGGATCTCAAGGTGCAGTAGCTGTTAATCAATTAGTGCGTGTAGCTGCACCTAAATGGTTAGAAATGGGAGCTTTTATCGTGCATTTGACAGGGAATCGCGATCCTGATTGGCAAAGTTTTCAACACCCCCAATATATCCCTTTAGCTTTTTATGATAATATTGCAGCTTTATTACAACGAGCTAATCTAGCTATTAGTCGCGCAGGATCTGGTAGTTTAACAGAATTAGCCATTACTTCTACTCCCTCTATCTTGATACCCTATCCCTACGCTGCTGAGGATCATCAAACCTATAATGGGCGAATCTTTGCTAATGCAGGGGCGGCTATTTTACTCCCTCAAGCTGAGTTAACCCCCGATATTCTCCAAGAAAAAGTTATCGATTTATTATGGCAATCCCAAGAATCTACCTTACAACAAATGTCCACTCAAGCTGCTAGTTTAGCTATTCCCGACAGTGCGCAAAAAATGGCTACTTTACTCTTGGGTATAGGTGTTAGGGGTTAG
- the recG gene encoding ATP-dependent DNA helicase RecG, with protein MSQKEIYELLRLQKALSVEVENDFQDIQGRQYRFSEFLCLSFGQTPPLDNPQAKRHWQNIATEFARYPELSYTQRQHLVAETRRFLQQLQLELETPPTPEIKKPKTVNLTSPQKPKLTQPLAEVIGLNKSKYLEYLGLSKVEELLFYYPRDYVDYGRQVNIIDLQEGETVTLLGRVKKCNCFSSPKNPKLTIFELVLSDRTGDIKLNRYYAGTRYNNKGWQHKLKNQYPLNAVVAASGLVKGNKYGLTLDNPEIELMNGPNSTIQSPKIGRLLPVYPLTEGVAADLVRSSVIIALGAVNQIRETLPESILSQYGLVNLPEAIANIHFPSDHNSLAQARRRLVFNEFFYLQLAFLQRRQQQRHQQHSPTLNIRGELITAFEQLLPFQLTKAQNRVIQEILEDLESSTPMNRLVQGDVGSGKTVVGVFAILAAIQSGYQTALMAPTEVLAEQHYQKIVSWFNLLHLPVELLTGSTKAAKRRQIYAQLSTGELPLVVGTHALIQDAVNFDKLGLVVIDEQHRFGVKQRATLLAKGNSPHILSMTATPIPRTLALTLHGDLDVSQIDELPPGRQGIQTTVVTGRQRTQAYDLIRREVAQGRQAYIILPMIEESEKLDVRAAVAEHKRLSEQVFPGFQIGLLHGRLNSTEKEQSLTAFRDQKTQIIVSTTVIEVGVDVPNATVMLIENAERFGLSQLHQLRGRVGRGSHKSYCLLLLGNNTPEARQRLEILAGSQDGFFISEMDLQLRGPGEVLGKRQSGLPDFALASLVEDQEVLNLARDAAEKLILVDRELTDYPLLRKELDRRLQKMLGAEILN; from the coding sequence ATGAGCCAAAAAGAAATATATGAATTATTAAGGTTACAAAAAGCCCTCTCAGTAGAGGTAGAAAACGACTTTCAAGATATACAAGGTCGTCAATATCGCTTTAGTGAGTTTCTCTGTTTAAGTTTTGGTCAAACTCCTCCCCTAGACAATCCCCAAGCTAAAAGACATTGGCAAAATATCGCCACAGAATTTGCCCGTTATCCTGAATTAAGCTACACTCAAAGACAACATCTAGTCGCCGAGACTCGTAGATTTCTACAGCAATTACAACTCGAACTAGAAACACCACCTACACCAGAAATTAAAAAACCCAAAACCGTAAACCTCACAAGTCCACAAAAACCTAAATTAACCCAACCCTTAGCTGAAGTAATTGGATTAAATAAGAGTAAATATCTAGAATATTTAGGGTTATCGAAAGTTGAAGAGCTGCTTTTTTATTATCCCCGGGATTATGTAGATTATGGACGTCAAGTTAATATTATTGATTTACAAGAAGGAGAAACCGTAACTCTACTCGGGAGAGTGAAAAAATGTAATTGTTTTAGTAGTCCTAAAAATCCTAAATTAACTATTTTTGAATTAGTTTTAAGCGATCGCACTGGAGATATTAAACTTAATCGTTATTATGCGGGTACAAGGTATAATAATAAAGGCTGGCAACATAAACTCAAAAATCAATATCCTCTTAACGCAGTAGTCGCCGCTTCAGGATTAGTCAAGGGTAATAAATATGGATTAACCCTCGACAATCCCGAAATAGAATTAATGAATGGACCAAATAGTACGATCCAATCTCCGAAAATTGGACGTCTATTACCAGTTTACCCCTTAACCGAAGGAGTAGCCGCAGATTTAGTCAGAAGTAGTGTAATTATCGCTTTAGGTGCGGTTAATCAAATCAGAGAAACCCTACCTGAGAGTATATTGAGTCAATATGGTTTAGTCAACTTACCAGAAGCGATCGCTAATATTCACTTTCCCTCAGACCATAACAGTTTAGCACAAGCTCGCCGACGCTTAGTATTTAACGAATTTTTTTACTTACAATTAGCCTTTTTACAACGTCGTCAACAACAACGTCACCAACAACATAGCCCCACCTTAAATATTAGGGGAGAATTAATCACAGCCTTTGAACAATTATTACCCTTTCAACTAACTAAAGCCCAAAATAGAGTTATCCAAGAAATTCTGGAAGATTTAGAATCATCCACCCCCATGAATCGTCTAGTCCAAGGAGATGTAGGCTCAGGTAAGACTGTTGTAGGAGTTTTTGCCATCTTAGCAGCGATTCAATCAGGTTATCAAACCGCTTTAATGGCCCCTACAGAAGTATTAGCCGAACAACATTATCAGAAAATAGTCAGCTGGTTTAACCTCTTACATTTACCCGTAGAATTACTCACAGGTTCAACCAAAGCAGCCAAAAGACGTCAAATCTACGCCCAACTTTCCACAGGAGAATTACCCCTAGTAGTAGGTACTCACGCTTTGATTCAAGACGCGGTTAACTTCGACAAATTGGGTTTAGTCGTTATTGATGAACAACATCGCTTTGGGGTTAAACAACGCGCTACTTTATTAGCTAAGGGAAACTCTCCCCATATCTTAAGTATGACAGCGACACCCATTCCCCGTACCCTCGCTTTAACCCTTCATGGTGACTTAGACGTTAGTCAAATCGACGAACTACCTCCAGGAAGACAAGGGATTCAAACTACCGTAGTCACAGGGAGACAACGTACCCAAGCTTATGACTTAATCCGTCGAGAAGTCGCCCAGGGAAGACAAGCTTATATTATCTTACCCATGATTGAAGAATCAGAAAAACTTGACGTACGCGCCGCGGTAGCCGAACATAAGAGATTATCAGAACAAGTGTTCCCGGGTTTTCAAATAGGTTTACTCCATGGGCGTCTCAATTCAACGGAAAAAGAACAGAGTTTAACAGCATTTCGTGATCAAAAAACTCAGATTATCGTCTCTACCACGGTTATCGAAGTAGGTGTAGATGTACCCAACGCTACAGTTATGCTCATCGAAAACGCCGAACGCTTCGGTTTATCACAACTACATCAACTCCGAGGGAGAGTAGGTAGAGGTAGTCACAAATCCTATTGTTTATTACTATTAGGCAATAATACTCCAGAAGCTAGACAACGTTTAGAGATTTTAGCAGGATCTCAAGATGGGTTTTTTATCTCAGAAATGGACTTACAATTACGCGGACCTGGTGAAGTATTAGGGAAACGTCAATCAGGGTTACCAGATTTCGCCCTCGCTAGTTTAGTAGAAGATCAAGAAGTACTTAACCTTGCTAGAGACGCAGCCGAAAAGTTAATCTTAGTGGATAGAGAGTTAACGGATTATCCCTTGTTAAGAAAAGAGTTAGATCGTCGTCTGCAAAAGATGTTAGGTGCAGAAATATTAAATTAA
- a CDS encoding phosphoribosylformylglycinamidine cyclo-ligase, which produces MDYKQAGVDILAGRAFVERIRQGVESTYRPGVLGNLGGFGGCFELPSGYQQPVLVSGTDGVGTKLKIAQEVNRHDTIGIDLVAMCVNDVLTSGAEPLFFLDYLATGKLKPEQLAEVVSGIVTGCNLSGCALIGGETAEMPGFYDLGEYDLAGFCVGIVEKSKLLNGSRVNLGEVAIALTSQGVHSNGFSLVRKIVADHQLDWQYQPDLLEGLTLAEALLTPTQIYVKPVLNLLNSGVDIHGMAHITGGGLPENAPRCLNQGQSLLINPNSWEIPGIFRWLAQKGNVPPEAMFNTFNMGIGFILILPSQQVELALQLLANDAIKAFKLGEVVTGNQEVLGIPH; this is translated from the coding sequence ATGGATTATAAACAAGCAGGTGTAGATATCCTCGCTGGTCGTGCTTTTGTTGAACGTATCCGTCAAGGTGTAGAAAGTACCTATCGTCCCGGAGTTTTGGGCAATTTGGGAGGGTTTGGTGGTTGTTTTGAACTTCCCTCGGGTTATCAACAACCTGTACTAGTATCGGGTACAGATGGAGTAGGAACTAAATTAAAAATTGCTCAAGAGGTTAACCGCCATGATACTATTGGTATCGATTTGGTGGCTATGTGCGTTAATGATGTTTTGACCAGTGGTGCTGAACCTCTGTTTTTTTTGGATTATCTGGCTACAGGAAAATTAAAACCAGAACAATTAGCTGAGGTAGTTAGTGGTATTGTCACTGGTTGTAACCTTAGCGGTTGCGCTCTTATTGGTGGGGAAACCGCGGAAATGCCGGGTTTTTACGATTTGGGAGAGTACGACTTAGCAGGTTTTTGTGTGGGAATCGTGGAAAAAAGTAAGCTTTTAAACGGTTCTCGCGTTAATCTAGGAGAGGTGGCGATCGCTCTGACTAGTCAAGGTGTCCATAGTAATGGTTTTAGTCTAGTACGTAAAATTGTAGCTGATCATCAGTTGGATTGGCAGTATCAACCTGATTTACTCGAAGGTTTAACCTTAGCTGAAGCTTTGTTAACTCCTACCCAAATTTATGTCAAACCTGTGTTAAATCTACTTAATTCAGGTGTAGATATTCACGGGATGGCTCATATTACTGGTGGTGGTTTACCAGAAAATGCTCCTCGTTGTCTTAATCAAGGACAATCTCTGTTAATTAATCCTAATAGTTGGGAAATTCCCGGGATTTTTCGTTGGTTAGCCCAAAAGGGAAATGTTCCACCAGAAGCTATGTTTAATACTTTTAATATGGGAATTGGTTTTATTTTGATTCTGCCATCTCAACAAGTAGAATTAGCTTTACAATTATTAGCTAATGATGCTATTAAAGCCTTTAAATTGGGCGAAGTCGTTACAGGTAATCAAGAAGTTCTTGGTATTCCCCATTAA